In one window of Mytilus trossulus isolate FHL-02 chromosome 7, PNRI_Mtr1.1.1.hap1, whole genome shotgun sequence DNA:
- the LOC134726418 gene encoding osteomodulin-like, producing MSKRKTIPNLPSNINFLNLKSNRIILLYNSNFNNLNDLLELDLSWNKLERMEFGSFTGLINLQKLILEHNNLSLQWKSFPHGIFAPLKSLTHLNAKYNDWDGFLACKNVVTKLTQLEIIEIDIDESPACPDIDYGFSKLTNLKSFVSGYCNFTLFGPITFENMKCLQFVDISRCSISVVLDDSFQGQKQLKHPKLKTIILSHNILSDISFDMSTLPTLEMLNLSHNNIQAFSEESMESIYSRGGQNILFLVFLEQIRPSELPLVMLELVQKQSYIEYPNDEQGNVVFWDKIKETLIT from the exons ATGagcaaaagaaaaacaatccCAAATCTGCCGTCGAATATAAATTTCCTGAATCTCAAGTCTAACCGGATCATTCTATTATATAATAGTAATTTTAACAATCTTAATGACCTGCTAGAGCTGGATTTATCGTGGAATAAACTGGAGCGAATGGAGTTTGGATCATTTACAGGACTCATCAATCTACAGAAATTGATATTAGAACACAACAACTTATCACTTCAATGGAAATCATTTCCCCATGGTATTTTTGCCCCTTTGAAATCCTTAACGCATTTGAATGCTAAATATAACGACTGGGACGGATTTTTGGCCTGCAAAAATGTCGTCACAAAACTTACACAATTAGAAATTATTGAAATAGATATTGATGAGTCACCAGCTTGCCCAGATATAGATTATGGATTTTCCAAATTAACTAATCTTAAATCGTTTGTATCAGGCTATTGTAATTTCACTCTTTTCGGTCCAATAACATTTGAGAACATGAAATGTCTTCAATTCGTTGATATTTCTAGGTGCTCGATATCAGTTGTACTAGACGACAGTTTTCAAGGCCAGAAACAGTTAAAA CATCCAAAGCTTAAAACGATAATCCTTAGTCACAATATATTATCGGACATCTCATTTGATATGTCCACACTCCCGACATTAGAAATGTTAAACCTCTCACACAACAACATACAAGCGTTCTCCGAAGAGTC AATGGAGAGCATTTACTCAAGAGGAGGTCAAAACATCCTATTTCTCGTGTTCCTTGAACAGATTCGTCCAAGTGAACTTCCTCTGGTGATGTTAGAACTAGTTCAGAAGCAATCTTACATTGAATATCCTAACGACGAACAAGGCAATGTTGTATTTTGGGACAAAATCAAGGAGACTTTGATAACataa
- the LOC134726419 gene encoding toll-like receptor 13, translated as MNFLNLRHNRIVLLSNGSFKNLKHLLELDLSWNKLKRLELGSFTGLSNLQKLKLDHNNLSLKWKSFPSGVFAPLTSLKHLNAKYNDRDGFLACKNVITNLKHLEMLELDIDESPDCTNINYGFSKLTNLKSLRTGYCDLTFLSSYTFENMKYLQFIDISRCSISEVHDGSFENQKQLKVLNISQINFDIYDIFNIVENFRSTPIQKLVMTHTLRDAVSLEWDDFFNCLKKSGIKELQMGGNSFVHVLGKYPLPPTLEIFDLSYNNLNKFQFEMPNLMQLKLQNNGLGKFLASNRYSKQSAKQLEYVDLSFNQIQSLSFSIFHNHSKLKTIILSHNILSDISFDMSTLPTLEMLNLSHNKIQAFSEESMNDISNIARSSGLKIDLSKNNLQCGCNTLPFIQWMHEHHRIFFGINTYRCNWINNSVITIFPLRPIVLQLEKECASYTVLIACITSGIALACVVLVGGLVYRYRWRLRYVYHMTRSKYKRYRPILDDGHYTFEAFISYSDEEQDFLFKDVIPNLEQKESLKICVHQRDFLPGEDITQNITNAIHESKKTVCIITRSFLDSYYCMFEFNMARMESIYSRGGQNILFLVFLEQIRPSELPLVMLELVQKQSYIEYPNDEQGNVVFWDKIKETLIT; from the coding sequence ATGAATTTCCTGAACCTTAGGCACAATCGGATAGTTTTATTATCAAATGGGagttttaaaaatcttaaacacCTGCTAGAGTTGGATTTATCATGGAATAAACTAAAACGATTGGAACTTGGGTCATTTACTGGACTTTCAAATCTACAGAAGCTGAAACTAGATCACAacaatttatcattaaaatggAAATCATTTCCTTCAGGAGTCTTTGCACCCTTGACGTCATTGAAGCATTTGAATGCAAAATATAACGACAGGGACGGATTTTTGGCTTGTAAAAATGTGATCACAAACCTTAAGCATCTGGAAATGCTTGAATTAGATATTGATGAATCACCAGattgtacaaatataaattatggGTTTTCAAAATTAACTAATCTGAAATCATTAAGAACAGGTTACtgtgatttgacttttttgtcCTCATACACATTTGagaacatgaaatatttgcaattcATTGATATATCTAGGTGTAGCATATCAGAGGTACATGACGGCAGTTTTGAGAACcaaaaacagttaaaagtaCTTAACATTTCACAAATTAATTtcgatatatatgatatatttaacattgtagAAAATTTCCGATCTACACCGATTCAGAAACTTGTTATGACTCATACATTAAGAGACGCAGTTAGTTTGGAATgggatgatttttttaattgtttaaaaaaatctggTATTAAAGAATTACAAATGGGAGGCAAcagttttgttcatgttttaGGGAAATACCCTCTACCACCAACACTCGAGATTTTTGACTTATCATACAACAATTTGAACAAATTTCAGTTCGAAATGCCAAATTTAATGCAactgaaattacaaaataatggtCTCGGTAAATTTTTAGCTTCAAATAGATATTCAAAACAGTCAGCCAAACAGCTTGAATATGTCGATTTATCGTTTaatcaaattcaaagtttaagtttttcaatatttcataatCATTCGAAGCTTAAAACGATAATCCTTAGTCACAATATATTATCGGACATCTCGTTTGATATGTCCACACTCCCGACATTGGAAATGTTAAACCTTTCACACAACAAAATACAAGCGTTCTCCGAAGAGTCGATGAATGATATCTCGAACATTGCAAGGAGCTCCGGTCTCAAAATAGATCTTTCAaaaaataacttacaatgtggTTGCAATACGCTCCCTTTTATTCAGTGGATGCATGAACATCACCGTATCTTTTTTGGCATTAACACATACAGATGTAATTGGATAAATAATTCTGTAATAACAATATTTCCATTAAGACCAATTGTTTTGCAGCTTGAAAAAGAATGTGCATCATATACAGTTTTAATTGCATGTATAACTTCTGGTATAGCGTTGGCCTGCGTTGTTCTGGTCGGTGGATTGGTATATCGATATCGTTGGAGACTGCGGTACGTATACCATATGACCAGAAGTAAATATAAGCGATATAGGCCGATTCTGGACGATGGTCACTATACATTTGAAGCTTTCATTTCTTATTCCGACGAGGAACAGGATTTCTTATTCAAAGACGTTATTCCAAATCTCGAACAAAAGGAGAGTCTTAAGATATGCGTTCATCAACGAGATTTCCTTCCGGGAGAAGACATTacacaaaatattacaaatgcAATACACGAAAGTAAGAAAACTGTTTGCATAATAACAAGATCCTTTCTGGATTCGTATTATTGCATGTTTGAATTTAATATGGCTAGAATGGAAAGCATTTACTCAAGAGGAGGTCAAAACATTCTATTTCTCGTGTTCCTTGAACAGATTCGTCCAAGTGAGCTTCCTCTGGTGATGTTAGAACTAGTTCAGAAGCAATCTTACATTGAATATCCTAACGACGAACAAGGCAATGTTGTATTTTGGGACAAAATCAAGGAGACTTTAATAACATAA